The following proteins are encoded in a genomic region of Devosia lucknowensis:
- a CDS encoding DEAD/DEAH box helicase — protein MSLPETISAPIARALAAKGYETLTPVQSAVIEPEADGRDLLVSAQTGSGKTVAFGMAIAPTLLGDDLILPAPGAPLALVIAPTRELAMQVRRELDWLYSEMHAQTAAGVGGMDQRTERRALERGAHIVVGTPGRLRDHITRGALDMSALRAVVLDEADEMLDLGFREDLEFILAAAPEDRRTLLFSATVPKPIAELAKTFQRDALRITAASSGQQHADIEYKLMAVPAAERENAVINTLLWYESTNTIVFASTREAVKHLSARLHNRGFDVVTLSGELSQAERTSALQSMRDGRARICVATDVAARGIDLPNLDLVIHADLPMNAETLLHRSGRTGRAGRKGTCVVISPAHRKRVALSILRTAKIEAETIAPPTAEAIDERYRQSILTNPLLSDAVTDEERESVSSLLANWAPEALAVAYLRLQLAARPVPEDVTAISEDFGERTPRTREAFAGGSWFKVNLGRKQRAEPRWLLPMICKAGGVTKQAIGSIRIFDTETIFEVAADKVDGFLRSVGKNGTGEKGVHINAVDGPGERSERPAPRTRPPGPPKAYDPMAPRPEKADRKERYGKPKSDDFDAFMETPRPPREARPPKPLAAKEKTVSKDKGKPKWSKPAADGAERPAKKTKAKDHKKSRSQD, from the coding sequence ATGTCTCTGCCTGAAACAATTTCCGCCCCAATCGCCCGCGCGCTCGCCGCCAAGGGCTACGAAACGCTCACGCCGGTTCAGTCCGCCGTTATCGAGCCCGAAGCCGACGGGCGCGACCTGCTGGTCTCGGCGCAAACCGGTTCGGGCAAGACCGTTGCCTTCGGCATGGCCATTGCCCCGACCTTGCTCGGCGACGATCTGATCCTGCCCGCGCCCGGTGCGCCGTTGGCCCTCGTCATCGCGCCGACGCGCGAGCTGGCCATGCAGGTTCGCCGCGAGCTCGATTGGCTCTATTCCGAAATGCATGCCCAGACCGCTGCCGGTGTGGGCGGCATGGACCAGCGCACCGAGCGCCGGGCCCTCGAACGCGGCGCCCATATCGTCGTCGGCACGCCGGGTCGCCTGCGCGACCACATCACCCGCGGCGCCCTCGACATGTCGGCCCTTCGTGCCGTCGTGCTCGACGAGGCCGACGAGATGCTCGACCTGGGCTTCCGCGAGGATCTCGAATTCATCCTCGCCGCTGCGCCCGAAGATCGGCGCACCCTGCTGTTCTCGGCCACCGTCCCCAAGCCCATCGCCGAACTGGCCAAGACCTTCCAACGCGACGCGCTGCGCATCACCGCCGCCAGCTCCGGCCAGCAGCATGCCGATATCGAATATAAGCTGATGGCCGTTCCCGCCGCCGAACGCGAGAATGCCGTCATCAACACGCTGCTCTGGTACGAAAGCACCAACACCATCGTCTTCGCCTCGACGCGCGAAGCGGTGAAGCATCTCTCGGCCCGCCTCCACAATCGCGGCTTCGACGTCGTGACGCTTTCTGGTGAGCTGAGCCAGGCCGAGCGCACCAGCGCCCTGCAATCCATGCGCGACGGCCGTGCCCGCATCTGTGTCGCCACCGACGTCGCTGCCCGTGGTATCGATCTGCCCAATCTCGATCTCGTCATCCACGCCGACCTGCCGATGAATGCCGAGACGCTGCTGCACCGCTCCGGCCGGACCGGCCGCGCCGGTCGAAAGGGCACCTGCGTCGTCATTTCGCCGGCGCACCGCAAGCGCGTCGCCCTGTCGATCCTGCGCACTGCCAAGATCGAGGCCGAGACCATCGCGCCCCCGACCGCCGAGGCGATCGATGAGCGGTATCGTCAGAGCATTCTCACCAATCCGCTGCTCAGCGACGCGGTCACCGACGAAGAGCGGGAAAGTGTTAGCAGTCTGCTAGCAAATTGGGCTCCTGAGGCACTGGCAGTCGCTTATTTGCGATTGCAGCTCGCTGCCCGTCCGGTTCCTGAGGACGTAACGGCAATTTCTGAGGATTTCGGCGAGCGCACGCCGCGCACGCGCGAAGCGTTTGCCGGGGGCTCGTGGTTCAAGGTCAACCTCGGCCGCAAGCAGCGCGCCGAGCCACGCTGGCTCCTCCCGATGATCTGCAAGGCCGGTGGCGTAACCAAGCAAGCCATTGGCTCCATTCGTATTTTCGACACGGAAACGATTTTCGAAGTGGCTGCCGACAAGGTCGACGGCTTCCTCCGTTCGGTCGGCAAGAACGGCACCGGCGAAAAGGGCGTGCATATCAATGCCGTCGACGGACCCGGTGAACGGTCCGAACGTCCGGCCCCAAGGACCCGTCCGCCCGGCCCGCCCAAGGCTTACGATCCCATGGCGCCGCGCCCGGAAAAGGCGGATCGCAAGGAGCGTTACGGCAAGCCGAAGTCCGACGACTTCGATGCCTTCATGGAAACGCCCCGCCCGCCGCGCGAGGCGCGGCCGCCCAAGCCTCTGGCAGCAAAGGAGAAAACCGTTTCCAAGGACAAGGGCAAGCCGAAGTGGTCCAAGCCCGCAGCCGATGGAGCGGAGCGGCCCGCCAAGAAGACGAAGGCCAAGGACCACAAGAAGTCGCGGTCGCAGGACTAG